Proteins from one Verrucomicrobiia bacterium genomic window:
- a CDS encoding RNA-binding protein, translated as MSTKLFVGNLSFNTTENDLQDAFAAFGTVTEANLMTDRVSGRPRGFAFVTMSSPQEAEAAIAEMNGKSLDGRALTVNEARPREESSNGGGRRSFGGGGGSGSRSRY; from the coding sequence ATGAGTACCAAATTGTTTGTTGGAAATCTTTCCTTCAACACCACTGAAAACGACCTGCAGGACGCTTTTGCCGCGTTTGGAACGGTCACCGAAGCCAACCTGATGACCGACCGCGTCAGCGGCCGCCCTCGCGGTTTTGCATTCGTCACTATGAGCTCACCTCAGGAAGCGGAAGCCGCGATTGCTGAAATGAATGGCAAGTCGCTCGACGGCCGTGCGTTAACGGTCAATGAAGCACGTCCCCGTGAAGAATCCTCCAACGGCGGCGGACGCCGCTCGTTCGGCGGTGGCGGCGGTTCCGGCTCACGTTCCCGTTATTAA
- the infC gene encoding translation initiation factor IF-3, producing MSRPFSPRSFHSREPLHRRNGKIRAREVRVIDDQKQQLGVMTLNDALQLARSKGLDLIEIAPTANPPVCRIVEYGKFQYEESKRNKESKQTGGRMKELQISPAIDSHDLGVKLQHAIEFLCDDMKVRIKMRFRGRQNAHKDLGFALVNRFVKDLAAYALPDTPPKMMGERDLTVLLSPLPRNKRAKPPARDASMPPPPENDEEPEGDE from the coding sequence TTGAGCCGTCCGTTCTCTCCACGATCATTTCATTCGCGCGAACCCCTGCACAGGCGTAACGGAAAAATCCGCGCGCGAGAAGTCCGCGTCATCGACGACCAGAAACAGCAGCTCGGAGTCATGACTCTCAACGACGCGCTGCAGCTCGCGCGCTCCAAGGGGCTCGACCTCATCGAGATCGCGCCAACGGCCAATCCGCCCGTCTGCCGGATTGTGGAATATGGAAAGTTTCAGTACGAGGAATCGAAACGGAACAAGGAGTCCAAACAGACTGGCGGCCGGATGAAGGAGCTTCAGATTTCCCCTGCCATTGATTCGCACGACCTTGGCGTCAAGCTCCAGCATGCGATTGAATTTCTCTGCGACGACATGAAGGTGCGAATCAAGATGCGCTTTCGCGGGCGGCAGAACGCCCACAAGGACCTGGGATTTGCGCTGGTAAACCGGTTTGTGAAGGACCTTGCCGCCTACGCGCTCCCCGATACGCCTCCTAAAATGATGGGCGAAAGAGACCTGACGGTATTGCTCAGTCCGCTGCCCCGGAACAAACGTGCGAAGCCGCCGGCCCGCGACGCTTCAATGCCGCCGCCGCCCGAAAATGACGAAGAGCCCGAGGGGGACGAATGA